The following are from one region of the Hymenobacter radiodurans genome:
- a CDS encoding helix-turn-helix transcriptional regulator: MTIPAGDVLVAASPTLYRLGLIAMLRETWPALRICTLPDPDQLLKLLAQQRFALVIVDAMAADSGLLPQLLQLHGAHNQQRLVVLTRRRLPTATCNLLAQMGYTLLPRRATPTEVIKCVGNLLYPTEAFCCPARKARRSAPPTPFSRRELEVLRLVIADHCNQEIADRLFLSVRTVESHRRALLQKTGAKTLVGLVVQAMREGWVAA; the protein is encoded by the coding sequence ATGACTATACCCGCAGGGGATGTGCTAGTTGCTGCCTCACCCACGCTGTATCGCCTGGGCCTGATTGCTATGCTGCGCGAAACATGGCCGGCTCTGCGCATCTGCACCCTCCCCGACCCCGACCAGCTTCTGAAGCTGCTAGCGCAGCAGCGCTTCGCCTTGGTTATTGTCGATGCCATGGCGGCCGATTCCGGCTTGTTGCCGCAACTGCTGCAACTGCACGGCGCCCACAACCAGCAGCGGCTAGTAGTGCTCACCAGACGACGCCTGCCCACCGCTACCTGCAACCTATTGGCGCAAATGGGCTACACGTTACTTCCACGTCGCGCGACGCCTACGGAAGTAATAAAGTGCGTTGGTAATCTGCTTTATCCCACTGAAGCATTTTGCTGCCCAGCCCGAAAGGCTCGGCGGAGCGCACCGCCCACACCTTTCAGCCGCCGCGAGCTGGAAGTATTACGCCTTGTAATTGCCGACCACTGTAACCAGGAAATAGCCGACCGCCTTTTTCTGAGTGTGCGCACCGTAGAAAGCCACCGCCGAGCCTTGCTGCAAAAAACGGGAGCCAAAACACTGGTTGGCCTGGTAGTACAGGCCATGCGGGAGGGCTGGGTGGCAGCGTAA
- a CDS encoding DUF2314 domain-containing protein, producing the protein MKYLYPLACILFFSSCNDNNNNKPIDEWELNKNTRILNNENSSYQEARRLAQANIGSFIKSFDNNRDSLEFYIKAGFSDERGAENMWVRVYSVGDSMLGVLDNNPITIRKNRLGDSVVVNIIEIVDFSIYKGDSVIQGNYLNQVLEK; encoded by the coding sequence ATGAAGTATTTATATCCGCTTGCTTGCATATTATTCTTTTCATCTTGTAATGATAATAATAATAACAAGCCAATCGATGAATGGGAGCTTAATAAAAACACAAGAATTTTGAATAATGAGAATTCTTCTTACCAGGAGGCGCGTCGGTTAGCTCAAGCTAATATAGGTTCATTCATTAAATCATTTGATAATAACAGGGATAGTCTTGAATTCTATATAAAAGCTGGATTCTCGGATGAAAGAGGCGCAGAGAATATGTGGGTTCGCGTTTATTCTGTTGGAGATTCTATGCTCGGTGTTTTAGACAACAATCCTATAACAATTCGAAAAAATCGTTTGGGTGATAGCGTGGTTGTTAACATTATAGAAATTGTTGATTTCTCTATTTACAAAGGTGATTCTGTTATTCAGGGTAATTATTTGAATCAAGTTTTAGAAAAATGA
- a CDS encoding serine hydrolase domain-containing protein encodes MKKLYTLVLLLLSLRAGAQTGVPVPELAHFDTAIEQFVQRWKVLGASVALSRGDKLVYARAFGYADQARTTPLQPHHLMRVASLSKPITAMAIMKLVEEGRLDLAHKAFGPEGYLSDAYYTEVIDDRRIYDITVQQLLEHSAGWDREKSCDGFASCDPIDFPEHVAQVMNVPNPVGDSTLVRFMLSKGLNFRPGARFAYSNIGYLVLGKIIEAVTLQPYEAWVRDHLLLPSGVREAHLGRNLLVDKQEREAEYDSHFQQSSCYGTGEVVPAAYGGCNVEAMNAHGGWIFTARDLTRLLTAVDGAKGRPGLLSTATIATMIEPSAVNARYAKGWQVNTGNRWHSGCLDGTATYLVRAAKGYTWTILLNTRRDDAAFWTELDRLGWTCIRGATKWPAHNLVVPDQNAAQLTGTSLTKTSTLLKWANGTGNRRLVLMKADSPVDDFPLDGVDYVANPRFGKGQALAGGSFVVANGEADTVMVKNLDPNRAYFVRVVEYAKSETTSQQALYALEANATMILNEHLAEPSLVAAQPALQMDPSSAYSELALQLVPASLSSDAHFLPNGILPPSSAPPALEPVDTQPSRIRESGRAVLRLFTK; translated from the coding sequence TTGAAGAAACTCTACACGCTCGTTTTACTGCTGCTTTCGTTGCGGGCTGGTGCCCAAACGGGAGTGCCAGTACCTGAACTTGCCCACTTTGATACCGCTATTGAGCAGTTTGTGCAGCGGTGGAAGGTGCTGGGCGCATCGGTGGCGCTGAGCCGGGGCGATAAGCTCGTGTACGCCCGTGCTTTCGGCTACGCCGATCAGGCCCGCACCACTCCGCTTCAACCCCACCATCTGATGCGTGTGGCCAGTTTGTCGAAGCCCATCACGGCTATGGCCATTATGAAGCTGGTGGAGGAAGGCCGCCTCGACCTCGCTCATAAAGCCTTTGGGCCGGAGGGCTATCTGTCGGATGCTTACTACACAGAAGTTATTGATGACCGTCGCATCTACGATATCACGGTGCAGCAACTACTGGAGCACAGCGCCGGCTGGGACCGGGAGAAAAGCTGCGATGGTTTTGCCAGCTGCGACCCTATCGATTTTCCCGAGCATGTAGCCCAAGTAATGAATGTGCCCAATCCCGTGGGTGACTCTACCTTGGTGCGCTTCATGCTAAGTAAAGGTCTGAACTTCAGGCCCGGAGCACGGTTTGCTTACTCCAATATTGGCTACCTGGTGCTGGGTAAGATAATTGAGGCCGTAACCCTGCAACCGTACGAAGCCTGGGTGCGCGACCACCTGCTGCTGCCCAGTGGCGTACGCGAAGCTCATCTCGGGCGCAACTTATTGGTAGATAAGCAGGAACGCGAAGCCGAATACGACAGCCATTTCCAGCAATCGTCGTGCTATGGCACCGGCGAAGTAGTGCCGGCGGCCTACGGCGGCTGCAACGTAGAGGCTATGAATGCCCACGGCGGCTGGATATTCACTGCCCGCGACCTTACGCGCCTGCTTACCGCCGTAGATGGCGCAAAGGGCCGCCCTGGCTTGCTGAGTACGGCTACGATTGCCACGATGATAGAGCCCTCGGCCGTTAACGCCCGGTATGCGAAAGGATGGCAGGTAAACACGGGCAACCGCTGGCACAGCGGCTGCCTCGATGGCACGGCTACGTATCTGGTGCGGGCTGCTAAAGGCTATACCTGGACTATCCTGCTGAATACTCGACGCGATGATGCTGCCTTTTGGACCGAACTCGACCGGCTGGGGTGGACCTGCATTCGGGGCGCTACCAAGTGGCCCGCTCATAACCTGGTTGTGCCTGATCAGAATGCTGCCCAGCTTACGGGTACTTCCTTGACGAAAACGAGCACGCTGCTTAAGTGGGCCAATGGCACCGGCAACCGCCGCTTAGTACTCATGAAAGCGGATAGCCCCGTCGATGACTTTCCCCTCGATGGCGTCGACTACGTGGCTAATCCTCGTTTTGGTAAAGGCCAAGCCTTGGCTGGCGGCAGCTTTGTGGTGGCCAATGGTGAAGCAGATACCGTAATGGTTAAAAACCTGGATCCCAACCGGGCTTATTTTGTGCGCGTCGTGGAGTATGCCAAATCGGAAACCACCAGTCAGCAGGCGCTCTACGCGCTGGAGGCCAATGCCACTATGATTCTGAACGAGCATTTGGCCGAACCATCTCTTGTTGCTGCTCAGCCCGCGCTACAGATGGATCCGAGCTCGGCCTACAGCGAACTGGCGCTACAATTGGTGCCCGCGTCGCTTTCCAGTGATGCTCACTTCCTGCCAAACGGAATTTTGCCCCCCAGCTCTGCTCCCCCTGCGCTGGAGCCAGTAGACACTCAGCCGAGTCGAATCCGCGAGTCGGGACGCGCCGTGCTGCGCTTGTTTACGAAGTAG
- a CDS encoding PAS domain-containing protein, translated as MLNPVSFFHDFVENIHQVFFVYDPATNQVTFVNAAYERLLGGNRARVNEELPQLIDRLHPDDRPYLANCWRRWQRGRLEEKEIEFRLLAPDGTEQWLQLKPHHQQTGTEQQLLGAF; from the coding sequence ATGCTCAATCCGGTATCGTTTTTTCATGACTTCGTGGAGAATATCCACCAGGTTTTTTTTGTGTATGACCCGGCGACGAATCAAGTGACATTCGTAAATGCTGCTTACGAGCGGCTCCTGGGCGGAAATCGTGCGCGGGTAAATGAAGAGTTACCCCAGCTCATTGACCGCCTGCATCCCGACGACCGCCCTTACTTGGCTAATTGCTGGCGGCGCTGGCAGCGGGGTCGGCTGGAAGAAAAGGAAATCGAATTTCGCCTTCTCGCGCCCGATGGCACAGAGCAATGGCTGCAATTGAAGCCCCACCACCAGCAAACCGGAACCGAACAACAGTTGCTGGGGGCTTTTTAG
- the pta gene encoding phosphate acetyltransferase → MKEIQEQLGGKLLLGEHLLSNQVDNFITGAMQVPNFLRRIKENVLIVTPGDRADIILGALQANASANFPKVAGIVLTGDIGPDEYVVRLMEGLETVIPILSVSTGTFLTTTQIGAIQSRISPDNPKKIELAISTFEQYVDVAALEEKLATFTAEGMTPHMFQYQLMQWARSQRRHIVLPEGNDDRILRAAARLQQLDVVDLTILGDPATITAAVNRLGLSLDLSRIQLLDPAHAPRFAEYTETLYELRKAKNVNLDMARDMMTDVSYFGTMMVYQGHADGMVSGAVHTTQHTIRPALQFIKTKPGVSVVSSVFFMCLPDRVAVFGDCAVNPNPTAEQLAEIAISSAESSLRFGIEPRVAMLSYSSGTSGEGAEVEKVRRATQLVHQLRPDLQVEGPIQYDAAVDPIVGRQKLPDSTVAGQASVLIFPDLNTGNNTYKAVQRETGALAIGPVLQGLNKPVNDLSRGCTVEDVVNTVIITAIQAQG, encoded by the coding sequence ATGAAGGAGATTCAGGAGCAGTTGGGGGGCAAATTATTGCTCGGCGAACACCTCTTAAGCAACCAGGTCGACAATTTCATCACCGGAGCCATGCAGGTGCCCAACTTCCTGCGCCGCATCAAGGAGAACGTGCTCATCGTAACGCCCGGCGACCGCGCCGACATTATTCTGGGCGCTTTGCAGGCTAACGCCTCAGCCAACTTCCCGAAAGTAGCGGGCATCGTGCTCACCGGCGACATCGGCCCCGACGAGTATGTAGTGCGCCTCATGGAAGGCCTCGAAACCGTGATACCTATTCTATCCGTCTCCACGGGCACCTTCCTCACCACCACCCAGATAGGCGCCATCCAGTCGCGTATCTCACCCGATAACCCGAAGAAGATTGAGCTGGCCATCAGCACCTTCGAGCAGTACGTAGATGTCGCCGCGCTGGAAGAAAAGCTGGCTACGTTCACGGCGGAAGGCATGACGCCGCATATGTTCCAGTACCAGCTTATGCAGTGGGCCCGAAGCCAGCGCCGCCACATTGTGCTGCCCGAAGGCAACGATGACCGGATTCTGCGCGCCGCCGCCCGCCTCCAGCAACTAGATGTCGTGGACCTGACTATTCTCGGCGACCCGGCCACCATCACGGCCGCCGTCAACCGCCTGGGTCTTAGCCTCGACCTCAGCCGCATTCAGTTACTCGACCCCGCCCACGCGCCTCGCTTCGCCGAGTACACCGAAACGCTCTACGAGTTGCGCAAAGCTAAAAACGTAAACCTCGATATGGCCCGCGACATGATGACGGACGTCTCGTACTTCGGTACCATGATGGTGTATCAGGGCCACGCCGACGGCATGGTATCGGGGGCGGTACACACCACCCAGCACACCATCCGGCCGGCCTTGCAGTTTATCAAAACCAAGCCGGGAGTATCAGTTGTGTCGTCGGTGTTCTTTATGTGCCTCCCCGACCGTGTAGCCGTATTCGGCGACTGCGCCGTGAACCCTAACCCTACGGCCGAGCAATTGGCTGAAATTGCCATTTCCTCGGCCGAAAGCAGCCTCCGTTTCGGCATCGAGCCCCGTGTGGCTATGTTGTCTTACTCTTCAGGCACCTCCGGCGAGGGCGCGGAAGTGGAGAAAGTGCGGCGCGCCACACAGCTCGTGCACCAGCTCCGCCCCGATCTGCAAGTGGAAGGCCCCATCCAGTACGACGCCGCCGTCGACCCCATCGTGGGCCGCCAGAAGCTCCCCGACTCCACGGTAGCCGGCCAGGCCAGCGTGCTCATCTTTCCCGACCTGAACACCGGCAACAACACTTATAAAGCCGTACAGCGCGAAACTGGCGCCCTAGCCATCGGCCCAGTATTGCAGGGCCTGAATAAGCCAGTAAACGACTTAAGCCGCGGTTGCACCGTGGAGGACGTAGTGAATACGGTAATTATCACAGCTATTCAAGCGCAGGGGTAA
- a CDS encoding CHRD domain-containing protein: MFKKITLAALLFAGLTTFTACEKDDNTPSNIVNLTTKLDGKQEVPANAATGTGTFTGSYNKDTKVLTYEVTYQGMTATPTMGHIHLGAAGTNGNAVVPFTITPSPIKGTATLSESTEAALLAGGTYANLHSSQYTGGELRGQITVK; encoded by the coding sequence ATGTTCAAAAAAATTACCCTCGCTGCCCTGTTGTTCGCTGGCCTGACGACGTTCACTGCGTGCGAGAAAGACGACAACACCCCTTCCAACATCGTTAACCTAACCACCAAGCTGGATGGCAAGCAAGAAGTGCCCGCCAACGCCGCTACGGGCACGGGCACGTTTACTGGCTCTTACAACAAGGATACAAAAGTACTGACCTACGAGGTGACCTACCAGGGCATGACGGCCACCCCCACCATGGGCCACATTCACTTGGGTGCAGCGGGTACCAACGGCAATGCGGTGGTGCCGTTCACCATCACCCCTTCGCCCATCAAAGGCACGGCTACACTGTCGGAAAGCACGGAAGCGGCCCTGTTGGCGGGTGGCACGTACGCCAACCTCCACAGCTCGCAATACACTGGCGGTGAGCTGCGCGGCCAGATTACGGTAAAGTAA
- a CDS encoding DUF5777 family beta-barrel protein, with translation MQHTYSLSRRLAGFLVGLSLFAAAPAWAQGDLLGQLEEQAPTAQTPGYVDATFKSTRLINGHTVQTPGQGTMIFLISHRFGTLNSGAYNFFGLDQATTRLGLEYGITDLLTVGIGRSSLEKAFDGFIKYKAIRQRTGAGGSPVSVTLLGSTAVNTLRYSGDAFDRTFTRRSTYTAQALVARKFSPSLSVQFMPTMVHNNLVATEQDPNDVYALGFAGRQKLTKRTSLNAEYYYLLPDSRPTGVRNALALGVDLETGGHVFQLHVTNAQGLIEKSFVQQTRGNFFDGDIYFGFIVNRNFTVRPKAGFRK, from the coding sequence ATGCAACACACGTACTCCTTAAGCCGCCGGCTAGCCGGTTTCTTGGTCGGCTTGTCCCTTTTCGCCGCGGCTCCTGCGTGGGCCCAAGGCGACCTACTCGGGCAATTAGAAGAGCAAGCGCCTACCGCCCAAACGCCTGGCTACGTAGATGCTACCTTCAAAAGCACCCGCCTCATTAATGGGCACACGGTACAAACGCCGGGGCAGGGTACGATGATCTTTCTGATCTCTCACCGCTTCGGCACGCTCAACAGCGGCGCGTACAACTTCTTTGGCCTCGACCAGGCAACGACTCGCCTAGGCTTAGAGTACGGGATTACGGACTTACTCACCGTTGGCATTGGCCGTAGCTCGCTGGAGAAGGCATTTGATGGGTTTATCAAGTACAAAGCTATTCGGCAGCGCACGGGGGCGGGCGGTTCGCCGGTCAGCGTGACCCTATTGGGCAGCACGGCGGTCAATACGCTGCGCTACAGTGGCGATGCGTTTGACCGCACCTTCACCCGTCGTTCTACTTACACGGCTCAGGCGTTGGTGGCCCGGAAGTTTAGCCCGTCGCTTTCCGTGCAGTTTATGCCCACGATGGTGCACAACAACTTAGTGGCTACGGAGCAGGACCCGAATGACGTGTATGCCCTAGGCTTTGCCGGCCGGCAGAAGCTGACCAAGCGAACGTCGCTGAATGCGGAGTACTACTACCTGCTTCCTGATTCTAGGCCAACTGGGGTGCGCAATGCACTAGCGCTAGGCGTCGATTTGGAAACCGGCGGACACGTCTTCCAGCTGCACGTCACGAACGCGCAAGGCTTGATTGAGAAGTCGTTTGTGCAGCAGACGCGCGGCAATTTCTTCGATGGCGATATCTATTTCGGCTTTATCGTCAATCGCAATTTCACGGTGCGGCCCAAAGCAGGATTTCGCAAATAA
- a CDS encoding family 43 glycosylhydrolase encodes MSAKKPPSTYTNPILNEDFPDPTIIRAADGYYYAYGTQTKWRNQLIINIQVARSHNLIEWELLGDALPQKPAWADTTQKLWAPHVSEHDGLYYLYFSALPNGTSKEDLCLAVAVAEAPAGPFVDIGQPLLCGKSFINIDPMSFDDPATGKRLLYWGSGFGPIKVRELAPTACLLPPRALPSTLFSPYRIRRPPITNVWSKACG; translated from the coding sequence ATGTCTGCAAAAAAGCCCCCCAGCACGTATACCAATCCCATTCTCAACGAAGACTTTCCTGATCCAACCATCATCCGGGCCGCCGATGGTTACTATTACGCCTATGGCACCCAAACAAAATGGCGTAATCAACTCATTATCAATATTCAGGTAGCACGTTCGCACAACCTGATTGAGTGGGAGCTGCTGGGCGATGCGCTGCCGCAAAAGCCTGCCTGGGCCGATACGACCCAAAAGCTGTGGGCGCCTCACGTGAGCGAGCACGACGGCCTCTATTATCTCTATTTTTCGGCGTTGCCGAATGGTACTAGCAAGGAGGATCTGTGCCTGGCCGTGGCAGTGGCTGAGGCACCCGCCGGCCCGTTTGTGGATATTGGCCAGCCATTACTCTGCGGAAAAAGCTTTATCAACATTGACCCGATGAGCTTCGACGACCCCGCTACAGGTAAGCGGCTGCTGTATTGGGGCTCCGGCTTTGGGCCGATCAAAGTGCGGGAGCTGGCCCCGACCGCGTGTCTTTTGCCCCCCAGAGCGTTGCCCTCGACCTTATTCAGCCCGTACCGGATAAGGCGCCCACCAATTACCAACGTTTGGTCGAAGGCGTGTGGGTAA
- a CDS encoding AAA family ATPase, with translation MTKSVFIAAAEPYSGKSLVSLGLINMLLRKTPKVGYFKPIINFEPAEKKDAHIETIISHFGLPITYDGAYAYTRAAAMRLVEGDTQGDIIDTIIHKFKALEQQYDFLVVEGSDFLGAGTAFEFDANISIAKNLGAPAILVISGEGKTTDQVVNAALTVLRNFEAREVPVLAVMVNKTPPNEADTVRQLLGGNYRRVSS, from the coding sequence ATGACCAAATCCGTATTTATTGCCGCCGCCGAGCCTTATAGCGGCAAGTCGCTCGTGTCGTTGGGCCTGATCAATATGCTGCTGCGCAAAACGCCCAAAGTCGGCTACTTCAAGCCCATCATCAACTTTGAGCCCGCCGAAAAAAAGGACGCGCACATCGAAACGATTATCAGCCATTTTGGGCTGCCCATCACCTACGATGGCGCCTACGCTTACACCCGAGCAGCCGCCATGCGCCTCGTGGAAGGCGACACGCAAGGCGATATTATCGACACTATCATCCACAAATTCAAGGCTCTAGAGCAGCAGTACGACTTTCTGGTGGTGGAAGGCAGCGACTTTCTGGGGGCAGGAACGGCCTTTGAGTTCGACGCCAACATTTCCATCGCCAAAAACCTGGGGGCGCCCGCCATTCTGGTAATCTCGGGCGAGGGCAAAACCACCGATCAGGTCGTGAACGCGGCCCTGACGGTGCTGCGCAACTTTGAGGCGCGGGAAGTGCCCGTACTGGCCGTTATGGTCAATAAAACGCCCCCCAACGAAGCTGATACCGTGCGCCAGCTGCTGGGGGGCAATTACCGGCGGGTATCGTCCTGA
- a CDS encoding sensor histidine kinase: MANVDKFNAKKNATLEILSHDLAGPFIMLQQLAEYMGEQVGSLRNENLNEMIRIMQTTCKESVDLIRDFVDQEFLDSANVELKLERVDMVERMQQMMESYKQSEAVVAKNFTLLAPQEPVYVTLDVNKFMQVLNNLVSNALKFTPDGGHITLTIAQGPSTVRFTVADDGIGIPQAQQAGLFDRFTKARRPGLRGEKTTGLGMSIIKTIVGLHRGRIWFESEENKGSTFYIDLPLNMASQSNGQQA, from the coding sequence ATGGCTAACGTTGATAAGTTCAACGCCAAGAAAAACGCCACCCTCGAAATTCTCTCGCACGATCTGGCCGGCCCATTTATTATGCTGCAACAGCTAGCCGAATACATGGGCGAGCAGGTTGGATCATTGCGGAACGAGAACCTTAACGAGATGATCCGCATCATGCAGACCACTTGCAAGGAAAGCGTCGACCTTATCCGCGACTTCGTCGATCAGGAGTTTCTGGATTCGGCCAATGTGGAGCTCAAGCTGGAGCGGGTTGATATGGTGGAGCGCATGCAGCAGATGATGGAGAGCTATAAGCAGTCGGAGGCGGTAGTTGCCAAAAACTTCACCTTGCTTGCCCCCCAGGAGCCGGTTTACGTCACTCTGGACGTCAATAAGTTTATGCAGGTGCTCAACAACCTGGTGTCGAATGCCCTAAAGTTTACGCCCGACGGTGGCCACATCACCCTCACCATAGCGCAGGGGCCCAGTACCGTGCGCTTCACCGTAGCCGACGACGGCATCGGCATTCCGCAGGCCCAGCAAGCGGGCTTGTTCGATCGTTTTACCAAAGCTCGTCGGCCCGGCCTGCGCGGCGAAAAGACCACCGGCCTGGGTATGTCGATCATCAAAACCATTGTGGGGCTGCATCGGGGCCGTATCTGGTTTGAAAGCGAAGAAAACAAAGGCAGCACCTTTTACATTGACCTGCCGCTGAATATGGCTTCGCAGTCCAACGGGCAGCAGGCTTAA
- a CDS encoding amidohydrolase family protein, which produces MSNLYNCHAHVFNLDCAPLRFLDMYTGRRLGSVLRAVLKVPGATTLLVKLTNLFGKRFRLPLLQRYAAFLEIGSGISQVSVFEQQLQPHYPAGTRFVLLALNMDYMGAGAATLNYDTQLWQLLEVRKRHPNTCLPFLCLDPRMGTAAQNLAFAEKWLKRGFVGLKLYPSLGFFPFDERLDLVYAFAQKHQVPVLTHCSRGGIYYQGELAPHLRWPPLPPALRQRIAEATEPGKPFKLGDNEFPLPVEEGRFSFRNDVFSDLLLEPRLYDLVLARYPELKLCLAHYGGGDEILAYLKAQEKAPQSPAAAQLPEEAPANWYAGVRWLMRKYPNVYTDVAFTLAEGPVVFRGRAENELFQTLAADLSQQSPYRDRLLFGTDFFMVSRLQAEQTLAGELMQYLLKMPPEADAPSSWQRLATDNPTCFLHSEFYVPVERIGQPICRRAYAPALPPEPGLRPLPVSI; this is translated from the coding sequence ATGAGCAATCTCTACAACTGCCACGCGCACGTCTTTAACCTGGATTGCGCCCCGCTGAGGTTTCTGGATATGTACACGGGGCGGCGGCTGGGCTCGGTGCTACGCGCCGTGCTGAAGGTGCCGGGGGCCACTACGCTGCTCGTGAAACTGACCAACCTGTTCGGCAAAAGATTCCGACTGCCCTTGCTCCAACGCTATGCGGCCTTTCTGGAAATTGGCAGCGGCATATCCCAAGTGAGCGTATTCGAGCAACAGCTGCAGCCGCACTATCCGGCCGGAACCCGCTTTGTACTGCTGGCTTTGAATATGGATTATATGGGCGCGGGAGCCGCTACGCTCAACTACGACACCCAGCTCTGGCAACTGCTGGAAGTACGCAAGCGCCACCCGAATACGTGCTTGCCCTTCCTGTGCCTCGACCCGCGCATGGGTACGGCGGCGCAAAATCTGGCTTTCGCGGAAAAGTGGCTGAAGCGGGGTTTCGTTGGGTTGAAGCTGTATCCTTCGCTCGGCTTTTTTCCCTTCGATGAGCGCCTGGATCTGGTGTATGCGTTTGCCCAAAAGCATCAGGTGCCGGTGCTCACCCACTGCTCGCGCGGTGGCATTTATTACCAGGGCGAATTAGCCCCCCACTTGCGCTGGCCCCCCCTGCCGCCGGCGCTGCGCCAGCGTATTGCGGAAGCTACGGAACCGGGTAAGCCCTTTAAGCTGGGCGACAACGAATTTCCGCTCCCAGTGGAGGAAGGGCGCTTCAGCTTCCGCAACGACGTATTTAGTGATCTGCTGCTGGAGCCTCGCCTCTACGACCTGGTGCTGGCCCGCTACCCCGAGTTGAAACTGTGTCTGGCGCACTATGGCGGCGGCGACGAAATTCTAGCCTACCTCAAAGCCCAGGAAAAAGCCCCCCAGTCGCCCGCCGCGGCCCAGCTACCGGAAGAGGCTCCTGCCAACTGGTACGCGGGCGTGCGGTGGCTCATGCGCAAGTATCCCAACGTGTACACCGATGTAGCCTTTACCCTGGCCGAAGGGCCAGTCGTGTTTCGGGGGCGGGCGGAAAATGAGCTATTCCAAACGTTGGCCGCCGATCTGAGTCAGCAGTCACCTTACCGCGACCGGCTGCTGTTTGGCACCGACTTCTTCATGGTTTCGCGCCTGCAAGCCGAGCAAACGCTGGCTGGCGAGCTAATGCAGTATTTGCTAAAAATGCCCCCCGAAGCCGATGCGCCCTCCTCCTGGCAACGCCTGGCCACCGATAATCCGACCTGCTTTCTGCACTCTGAGTTTTATGTGCCCGTGGAGCGGATAGGCCAGCCGATCTGTAGGCGAGCCTATGCGCCGGCCCTGCCGCCTGAGCCCGGCCTGCGGCCGCTGCCCGTTTCCATCTAA
- a CDS encoding cupin domain-containing protein, which translates to MHTDSQKQTLFQQTEQKLKDQGFSIDKQDQSRPWGGFFVINEDQAQAFADAYFDGKAVEDLRISGKLSPKILIVAPQKRLSWQYHHRRAEVWKVLQGPVGVVTSATDEEGEVKTYAVGQLITLKQGERHRLVGLDDWGVLAEIWQHTDATQPSDEDDIVRVQDDFGR; encoded by the coding sequence ATGCATACAGACTCTCAAAAGCAGACCCTTTTCCAGCAAACCGAGCAAAAGCTCAAGGACCAGGGGTTTTCAATCGACAAGCAAGACCAATCGCGCCCGTGGGGGGGCTTTTTTGTCATTAATGAAGACCAAGCCCAGGCCTTTGCCGATGCGTATTTTGATGGGAAGGCCGTAGAAGATCTGCGCATTTCGGGTAAGCTGAGCCCTAAAATTCTGATTGTAGCGCCGCAGAAGCGGTTGTCGTGGCAGTATCACCACCGTCGCGCCGAAGTTTGGAAAGTGCTGCAGGGCCCTGTAGGTGTAGTGACAAGCGCCACCGATGAGGAAGGCGAAGTGAAAACGTATGCCGTTGGTCAGCTGATTACCTTAAAACAAGGCGAGCGTCATCGACTAGTCGGCCTCGACGATTGGGGCGTGCTAGCCGAAATCTGGCAGCACACAGATGCCACCCAGCCCTCCGATGAGGACGACATCGTGCGCGTGCAGGACGATTTTGGGCGTTAG
- a CDS encoding family 43 glycosylhydrolase, with product MVEGVWVILRDGWYYLFYSGNNCCGPDAHYGVLVARSRSATGPFETLPQATGNPNSMLLEGNEHWHAPGHNSVITDAAGQDWLAYHAIDPRQPTFNAIDAEQGYSRRIMLLDRLEYRDGWPRLVSGGTPSHQAQVAPVTE from the coding sequence TTGGTCGAAGGCGTGTGGGTAATTCTGCGCGATGGGTGGTACTACCTGTTTTACTCCGGCAATAACTGCTGCGGTCCCGATGCTCATTACGGAGTACTGGTCGCCCGTTCGCGCAGTGCCACCGGGCCGTTCGAGACCTTGCCTCAGGCCACCGGCAACCCCAATAGCATGCTGCTGGAAGGCAATGAGCACTGGCACGCCCCCGGCCACAACTCGGTCATTACGGATGCCGCCGGGCAGGATTGGCTGGCTTATCATGCCATTGATCCTCGCCAGCCCACTTTCAATGCCATCGATGCAGAGCAAGGCTACTCCCGCCGCATTATGCTCCTCGACCGGCTGGAATACCGGGATGGCTGGCCCCGGTTGGTTAGCGGCGGCACTCCTTCGCACCAAGCACAAGTGGCCCCGGTCACAGAATAA